Proteins from a single region of Schistocerca gregaria isolate iqSchGreg1 chromosome 3, iqSchGreg1.2, whole genome shotgun sequence:
- the LOC126356105 gene encoding uncharacterized protein LOC126356105, with amino-acid sequence MDPATIRVLQCEEGIMRKIVLVSANLPYEDSSPPPPLEVRRLGEACHRQGDQLLVGCDANAHNLVWGSNDTNSREILQPYNQAKTLPVFMMENGGLVISLKFQMKNMI; translated from the exons GGACCCAGCGACCATTAGAGTGctgcaatgtgaggaaggtatcatgagGAAAATTGTTTTGGTCTCAGCAAACCTTCCTTACgaagacagctctcctcctcctcctttggaggtgaggagactgggagaggcttgccatcggcaaggtgaccaactgttGGTGGGATGtgatgccaatgcccacaacctagtgtggggcagcaatgacaccaacagtagag AAATATTGCAGCCTTACAACCAGGCCAAAACACTGCCTGTATTTATGATGGAAAATGGTGGATTGGTAATTTCTCTGAAGTTTCAGATGAAGAACATGATATAA